The Toxorhynchites rutilus septentrionalis strain SRP chromosome 3, ASM2978413v1, whole genome shotgun sequence genome includes a region encoding these proteins:
- the LOC129776837 gene encoding stromal cell-derived factor 2 isoform X1, whose product MTQVIVIAYLVVAISLIQNFQSVNAARNNKYVTCGSVLKLLNSDYKVRLHSHDVKYGTGSGQQSVTATEVQEDVNSHWAIKAATGKHCERGEPVKCGDTIRLHHLATNKNLHSHHFQSPLSGNQEISAYGDDNGVGDTGDHWMVVCSGDSWLRDSKVKLRHIDTDAYLSISGRTFGRPINGQMEVVGISNPYSGSDWTVAEGLFIHPSEKESTPRHTEL is encoded by the exons ATGACACAAGTTATAGTGATAGCATATCTAGTCGTAGCCATTAGTTTAATTCAGAATTTCCAATCTGTTAATG CAGCCAGAAACAACAAGTATGTGACCTGTGGTTCGGTTCTGAAACTGCTTAATAGTGACTACAAGGTGCGGTTACATTCTCACGATGTGAAGTATGGAACTGGTTCCGGACAGCAATCGGTAACTGCCACTGAGGTGCAAGAGGATGTAAACAGTCACTGGGCGATCAAAGCTGCCACCGGGAAGCACTGTGAAAGAGG TGAACCTGTGAAATGTGGAGACACTATTCGATTGCATCACTTGGCCACGAACAAAAACCTGCATTCCCATCACTTCCAGAGTCCACTTTCCGGCAATCAAGAGATTTCCGCGTATGGAGATGACAACG GAGTTGGCGATACCGGTGATCATTGGATGGTCGTGTGCTCTGGAGATTCTTGGCTGCGTGATTCTAAGGTTAAGCTACGTCACATAGATACCGATGCGTATCTATCCATTTCCGGTCGGACATTCGGACGGCCAATCAATGGCCAGATGGAGGTGGTCGGTATATCCAATCCATATTCGGGTTCGGATTGGACTGTAGCTGAGGGACTCTTCATTCATCCATCGGAGAAGGAAAGCACTCCGAGACACACGGAACTGTGA
- the LOC129776837 gene encoding stromal cell-derived factor 2 isoform X2: MTQVIVIAYLVVAISLIQNFQSVNARNNKYVTCGSVLKLLNSDYKVRLHSHDVKYGTGSGQQSVTATEVQEDVNSHWAIKAATGKHCERGEPVKCGDTIRLHHLATNKNLHSHHFQSPLSGNQEISAYGDDNGVGDTGDHWMVVCSGDSWLRDSKVKLRHIDTDAYLSISGRTFGRPINGQMEVVGISNPYSGSDWTVAEGLFIHPSEKESTPRHTEL, encoded by the exons ATGACACAAGTTATAGTGATAGCATATCTAGTCGTAGCCATTAGTTTAATTCAGAATTTCCAATCTGTTAATG CCAGAAACAACAAGTATGTGACCTGTGGTTCGGTTCTGAAACTGCTTAATAGTGACTACAAGGTGCGGTTACATTCTCACGATGTGAAGTATGGAACTGGTTCCGGACAGCAATCGGTAACTGCCACTGAGGTGCAAGAGGATGTAAACAGTCACTGGGCGATCAAAGCTGCCACCGGGAAGCACTGTGAAAGAGG TGAACCTGTGAAATGTGGAGACACTATTCGATTGCATCACTTGGCCACGAACAAAAACCTGCATTCCCATCACTTCCAGAGTCCACTTTCCGGCAATCAAGAGATTTCCGCGTATGGAGATGACAACG GAGTTGGCGATACCGGTGATCATTGGATGGTCGTGTGCTCTGGAGATTCTTGGCTGCGTGATTCTAAGGTTAAGCTACGTCACATAGATACCGATGCGTATCTATCCATTTCCGGTCGGACATTCGGACGGCCAATCAATGGCCAGATGGAGGTGGTCGGTATATCCAATCCATATTCGGGTTCGGATTGGACTGTAGCTGAGGGACTCTTCATTCATCCATCGGAGAAGGAAAGCACTCCGAGACACACGGAACTGTGA